The segment CCGACGCGCGACCGCCTATTTGTCGGAGAATACGAAACTCGCCCCGGACCTTGCGGCGTACTATGCCAGCAAGGGGTTCGAGATCGGCGCACATGTCGATATTGGCTGCGAAAAGCCCATCACCCGTTCATCCCTCTTTAAGCTGCTGCACGAACAGATCACGGATTTCCAGGCTCTCTATCCCGACCTGCCGGCACAACAGACACACAGGATGCATTGCCTGTCCTGGACGGGCTGGGATGATGTGCCGAATGAAGGGCTCGGCATGGGCATCCGTCTTGACCTGAACTACTACACCTGGCCCCCGAAATGGATTGCCGGGCGTCAGATCTTCCTGACGGGGTCGGGGTTTCCGATGCCCTTTGCCCGGCGGAACGGCGATCCGATGGATGTCTATCAGGCGGCAAGCCACCTGGTGAACGAGTCCGGCGTGCCGCATGAGGACGGCATTGCCCAAATGCTTGAAGGGGCGCTTGGCCCGGACGAGTATTTTGGCGCTTTCGGCTCGCATTACGACTTCACGGATGACTATGAACAGCGGTTGATCGACCTCGCCACCGAGCGCGATGTTGCCCTGATCACCGCGCAGCAGATGCTGACCTGGCTCGATGGCCGGAACGGATCGCGCATCTCCGGCATGGTCTGGAACAATGATACTCTGACATTCGACACCAGTCTTGCGCCCGGTGCCGAGCGGGCTTCGGCCATGCTTCCCGAAAGCTTTCGCGAATTGCGTCTGGTGGACGTGACCTGCGGAATGGATCGGAAACCCCTGACGATGGCAAACATCAAGGGATTGGCGGTCGCCTTCTTCCCGCCGCAGACGGGAAAGTGCAGCGCAAGTTATCGACCCAGAGAGGAGGCGAGATTATCCGTCAGCCCTTCGACGGAACTCCTGCCCTGAAGCGGCATTTCTTTGGACCTGGTCGGAATTGAGCACGCCTCATGCTGTTGATGAGCGGCAGAAGCAATGACGGTTTTCTGCGGGCGCTGGCGTCGGCTGGTGGCGCGGCTGCACGATGTGCGTATTGCAAGAGGATTGCGACAAGGAAGACAAACCATGTCTTCGTTTGGAACCTCGGCCGACAGCGCCAAGCAGCGCCCGCTTGCACGCGCGCCTGGAATGCACCTTCCTGATCCTGCGATTGAATTGATCTGCCGTTACTGGGGCTCCGCAAACGTCACATCGCAGCTTCCGTCCCCTGCCCGATATTCGGGGGGAAGGTCATAAAAGTCGGTGCCCCCGCTTCACGCAAAAAGAAAGTCGGTTTCGACGAGGCTGGTCACCCCAATGAAGGTCACGGTGTTGATGCCGACGATACCGTCAAGCGCCGCACGCCCCAGATCGAGGATTGTGTTCATTCCATCCAGGATCACGCACTCATCATCATCGTCCAGCCAGCCAGATCCGTCGCTGTCGAGGTCAGCCCACGCCAGATAGGTGGACGAAAGATCCACGATGTCACCATCGGCGCTGCGGAAATCCATCACCGTGTCGAGCCCGTCGCGCAGGCCGAACACAAAGGTGTCTGCTCCACCCGTGACGCTCAGCAGGACGGGTCCGGTCTCATCGCCCGACGCCAGCGCCTCGCCATCGCCCCAAAGCACATCGCGCCCCGCCCCGCCCACAAGAATATCGTTGCCGCCAAGGATGGTCGCGGTATTGCTGCCGACCGCAACACCATCACCATACAGAACGTCATCTCCCGATCCGCCAAGAACGGTGTCATCGCCGCCAATGAGGGTTGCGACATAGCCGTTCACAGTGCCGTCGCCATAGACGGTATCATTGCCGGCACCGCCAAGCAGGAGATCCTGACCGCCGGTCAGCGTTGCCGGAGTCCCTGCGCCTTGCGCATGGCCGTCGCCGAACACAAGGTCGTTTCCCTTGCCGACGTTCACCGTATCGTCGCCGCCGTTCAAAGTCGCGGGCCCGCCATAGAGGACAGTCGCAGTCCCGTCACCATACACGGTATCGTTGCCGGCCGCCGTCCATATCTCGTCGTCGCCACCGTTCAGCAGCGCGAAAGCGTCACCGTCACCCTTGGCAAGGTCGTTGCCCGCTCCGCCAAACAGCCGATCATCGCCCCCGTCCAGAGTCGACCCGGTGCCGTCACCGTAGAGGGTATCATCACCCTGGTCACCGTAGAGCGTGTCCTGCCCGCCGACGACTGTGCTTTCCCCCCGCCCGAAAACCCCGCTGCCGTCACCATACAGCACGTCATTGCCGACGCCGCCCCGCAGGATGTCGCTTCCGCCTGTCAGATAGCCTGTCGCAAATGCGGAACCGGCTCTGCCGTCGCCATAAATCGTGTCATCGCCCGACCCGCCACCAATCGTGTCATCGCCGCCGAAAAGGTTGGCAATACCGCGCTCCATCGACACTTCGCCGTCGCCGAAGATGATATCATTCCCGGAGCCACCATCGATGACGTCGTCGCCGCCAAAGAGGTTCGCCTCGAAAATCGTGGTGTAGTTTCGCCCTTCGATCCGACCGTCACCCCAGATCGTGTCGTCGCCGGCATTTCCGTTCAGCCTGTCGCTGGCACCTGTCATGGTGGGCGCCGACGTGCCATCCGTTGTGATGTACCCTTCGCCATACAGCGCATCGTTGCCGCTGCCGCCAAGGATATTGTCGGTTGCGCCGACGAGCGAGCTCAACTCGGGGCTGGACGTGTCAACCGGCGCATCGCCCTGCACCACGTCATCGCCCCCCAGACCAAGGATCAAATCGGACCCAAGTGTGCCAAACAGCAGATCAGGGCCATTTGTCCCTTTGATTACAAGCCATTCCACCGAAAATCCCCCTGGTAACATCAAGATCTTCAGCCAGGAAACCTTGAAATATCCCCATGCGAAGACACCAACTACTCAACCCAGACAACACCCTTGCAGCCGCATCCGTCAATCATCCAAAAGGAGACTTTTCGGGCCATCGGGCAACTCAAAAGGGTAGTTGCAAAGTAGTGTCGTCGGACGAATGGGCAACAGGGCCGACTGCGCAGCTTCGCATGATCCGGTCGCGAACGATGCGGACGTTGGCTGGCGCAGCGCCCGGGCAGGTTCGGCGTCTGGCTCCGGTCGCCACCCGCGCCTGGCATGACGCACCGAAGCCCGCGCCACCGGAAGAGCGGCGGTTTCGGACATCTGACTGCCGCGACAAGCGGATTTTCCGCGCAGCAGCAGGACGCCGCCAGCAAGGAGCCGTCCATGGCCCGCAAAGCCCGTCAGTCCAACCCTTCCGGAACAACCAGGTTCCATCAGGGCGTCCCATGGTGGAACCGGGAAATGTTGGAGAGATGCGGCCCATCGCCAGGGAACCAATTCAAGGCCCGTCGCTTTATCCCCCATTCAGTCGGCGTCGCATGTCGCGTGCGGCCAGTCACTGTCCTGGCGTCCGTGTGGGCCGCTCAACGCATCGGAAAATCGCCTTGGCAAAACCGCTTTCGACACCGCTGAAGTCTGAAAACCCATCCCGGGCCGTCCTTGGCGGCGAGCCCGAAGTCCAGACGCGCGGCATCACGTTGACGACCCTTATCGTCATCGTGGCCGTCGCGACGATTCTTCATCTGGGGCAGGAAGTTTTCCTGCCGCTTTCGATGGCCGTTCTTCTTGCCTTCGCGCTGTCGCCCGTGGTCAGCTTTCTGCGCAATCGCGGGCTTCCCCATATCGCGTCGGTTCTTGCCGCGGTTCTGATGGCCTTCTTCGCCATCGGTCTCTTCATGCTTCTGAGCGCGCTGCAGATCGGCGTTCTGGTGCAGGACCTTCCCTCTTTTCAGGCAAACATCGTCCAGAAGCTGAATGCGCTGAAGGACTCGGGCGATGGCACCGGGCTGGTGGCGCGGCTCAGCGCGATGTTCGAGGCCATCAACGCCGAGATTTCGAACGCGGTGCCCGATGTGAATCCGCTCGCCAGCCCGGCAGTCGACAACTCTCCCTTGGCCGTCGAGGTGATCGAGCGACAAAGCGTCGTGGATGTTCTGAGTTCGCTGGTCGTCCCGCTGATCCGGCCGGTCGCCACGGCGGGTCTGGTGATCGTCGTCGTGATCTTCATGCTGCTGGAACGTGAGGAGATCCGGGACCGCTTCATCCGCCTTCTGGGCGCCCGCGATCTGCATCGCACCACGCAGGTGCTGGAAGAGGCAGGGGGGCGGGTCGGGACGTATCTGCTGGTCCAGCTTCTGGTGAATACGATCTACGCGATACCGATCGGGCTGGGGCTCTGGATGATCGGGGTGCCGAATGCGCTGCTTTGGGGGCTGTTGACGCTTGTGCTGCGGTTTGTCCCGTTCATCGGGTCTTTTCTGGCGGCGACGTTTCCGTTGTTTCTTGCCTTCGCGGCATCCCCCGGGTGGTCGGCGGTGCTCTGGACCATCGCGTTGTTTCTGGTCGTGGAACTGATCACCTCCAACATCATCGAGCCGTGGCTTTACGGGTCGCGGACGGGCGTGTCGCCGCTGGCCATCATCGTCTGTGCGATCTTCTGGACCTACATCTGGGGTCCGCTTGGCCTCGTGCTGTCGACGCCACTCACCGTCTGCCTGGTCGTGCTGGGTCGCCATGTGCCACAGTTCGAGGTGTTCGATATCCTGTTCGGGGATGAGCCGGTGCTCGCGCCGCATTCGCGCCTGTATCAACGGCTGCTGGCGGGCGATCCGATCGAGGCGACCTTTCGTGCGGAAGAGGCTCTCGAAGAACTCTACCTCGCCGAATACTATCGGGATGTCGGGATACCGGCCCTGTTGCTGGGCCAGATCGATTTCGAACGCGGGCTGCTGACGAGCGTGCAGGAAGATCGGCTGGCTTTGTCGGCAAGGCAACTGGTGTCGGAACTGGCCGTGTTCGTGACCGAAGAACTGAACGAAGCGGCCAAGGGCACGGCTGCAGCGGCCGCAGACGCGGCCACTGCAGACCTGGACGCGACCGAGACGGGGTCCGAAGCAGCCGCCGACGGTGGGTCCGCCAGGGTTCCCGCCTTGCAGAACACCGGGCTTGAGGGCGTCGGATTCAAGGTGCTGTCCATCGGCGGGCGCAGCAAGCTTGATGATGTCGCTGCGGCCATGCTGGCGCAGTCGATCGCCGCCGAGGGAGCGGAAGCGTCGGAATTGTCCTATATGGACCTGACGGCATCGCGCTTCGGCGCCATTTCTGCGACGGATGCAAGCTGCATCATCCTGAACTTTCTTGATCAGTCGCCGTCGCGGGGGTCACTGTTGCACGTGCGCCGGATCAAACGCGCGGTTCCGCATCTGCGCGTCGGGGTGATGATCTGGCAAATGCCGCAGGCTTTGGTGGACGCGGACATCACGTTGCGATCGGGACTGGGGCTGGCGTCGAAAGACAAGATTGCCGAGGCCGAAGGGCTGGGTTCGGATTTTGTCGTCACCAATCTGCCTGATGCCCTGGCGGCGGCGTTTCAGGACATCGCTCCGAAGCCCGTTGATGAGTTTCCGCGCATGAACCCCCAGCGAAAGTCGAAGCTTCGCCTGGCCGAAAAACAGAAACCCGCTGCGATTGGGCTGGAGCGGAACGCCTGAGCGCCGGGTGGACCCCGGCCCGAACGGCGACAGCGGCGGCACGATGATCGCGCCGAACGGTCGGCTCCGGGTCTCCGCTCCGGATTTTCGGCTCGCGTATCGGGCTTCAGGCTGACGATCCTGCTGCAGACAGGATCAATGGCGGTCGGCCCATCAGGCACTGCCGAGCCCGCTTGGCCCTCGGACGGCTGGTCAGGGCTTTCCGGCCGACATCGCGACGGTCGTCATCACGATGGGCCGTGCGTTTGTGGCAGGCATCGACCAGGGCCTCGAACCGGGCCATGCCGCGCACCCGCGCCTCGATCACATAATCCACCAGCAGGATCGAGTTCTTGGTGACGATTCCCATCAGCAGCAGCAGCCCGATCACCGACGGCATCGAGAAACTGGTGCCGGTGATGACCAGCGGGAATAGCGCCCCGCCAAGCGCCAGAGGCAGCGCCATCAGGATGGTGAAGGGCTGCAGGAAGTCGTGGAACAAGAGCACCAGCACGGCATAGACGCAGAAGATGCCGATCGCCATTGCTGCGGATTTCGCGGAGAATGGGCGCTGATTTCGCGCGATCGTGGGCACGCGTTTCGCGCCATTCTGGGCAGTCATTTCACGGGATCGTGGGCAGGCTGGCCGACGCTTTCATGGAGTCAGGCTTGAACGATTTGGTCAAGCTTTTTTGTGACGGCGGAGCGCCTGCGCAGGCTTTCACCTGAGAGGGTGAGGCGGTGTGCGTTGTGAACGAGGCGGTCGAGGATGGCATCTGCGAGCGTTGGGTCGCCGATGGCTTCGTGCCACTGGTCAACGGGGAGTTGGCTTGTGACGATGGTGGAAGCGCGGCCGTGGCGGTCTTCGAGGATTTCCAGCAGGTCACGGCGCTCCGGGGCGGTGAGGACGGCGAGGCCCCAATCGTCAATGATCAGCACATCCATGCGGGCGATGGTTTTGAGGATGCGTTCATGGCGGCCATCGCCACGGGCCAGAGCAAGGGCCTCGAACATGCGCGGCGCACGTTGATAGAGGACGGGCCGCCCATCCCGGCACGCCTTGTGGCCAAGGGCGCAGGCGATCCAGCTTTTGCCCAAACCGGTCGGCCCGGTTATCAGCAGGTTCTCGTGCCGGGCGATCCAGCCGCCATCGGCAAGATGCGCCATGACACTGCGGTCAAGACCACGTGGGCTGCGCAGGTCCAGATCCTCGACGCTGGCATCTTGGCGCAGAGCCGCAAACTTGAGCCGGGAGGCCAGTTTCTTGGTGTCGCGCTCTGCAGCCTCGCGGTCGACCAGCAGGCCGAGACGCTCTTCGAACGAGAGGGCGTCGAAGGCGGTTGACCTGCGTTGTTCTTCGAGCGCCGATGCAATGCCGGTCAGGCCGAGCGCCAACAGTCGGTCGTGGGTGGGATGGGTCAGCATTTTAGTCCTTTCTCAATGGTAATAGCTGCCGCCACGAATGTTGGCGTGCTGGAGGGGGGCGACCTCTTCGGAGCCTTCCAGGAAGGCGCGATCGAGGCCGGTCTTGAGGATCGAACGAATGGAGGTGACGGTGCGGGCCCGGATGGTCACACCCCGCTGGCAGGCCGCATCAACGCGCTCCGGCCCATAGGTTTTGACCAAGGCCAGCACACCCAGGCAGGTGCGGAACCCCTGTTCAGGATGGGGGCGGTCAGCCATCACCATCTCGCAAAAGGCGGCGACGGCGGGGCCGGTCTTGGTTGCCTGCGCCAGCATTCTGGCCGGGGTCCATTCGGCAAAGCGACGATGGGCCGATGGCATATGGTCGGCCACGGTGACATGGCTGCGCCGCCCCGGGGTGCGCACGTGGCTCGCAACCCTCTGACCACGATGGAATATCTCGACCGTCTGGCCGCTTGTGCGAACATCGACCTCTTGTTTGATCAGCGCGAAGGGCACGGAATACCATGAGCTGTCGACCTCAACGTGATAGTCGGGTGCCACGCGGGCGCGCTTCCAGCGGGCGAAGACATAAGGTTCGGGCGGTAGGGGCTGAAGATTGGGCCGATCCAAAGTGGCAAACAGATCGGCGCGGCTGGCGCCATAGCCGCGCATCACGCGCATGTTCAACTCGTCCAGCAGCCGCCGGATCGCCACGTTCAACTCGGCCAATGAGAAGAACCGGTGGTTCCGCAGCCGCGCCAGAATCCAGCGTTGTGCCACTTGGACAGCCACTTCCACCTTCGCCTTGTCCCGGGGTTTGCGCGGCCGGGCGGGCAGAACGGCGGTGCCATAATGCGCCGCCATCTCGGCATAGGTCCGGTTCAGCCCCGGATCAAACCGGTCTGCCTTGATCACGGCGGACTTCAGATTGTCCGGAACCACCGCCTTTGGCACGCCGCCCAGAAAGGCGAACATCCGGATATGCGCGAGGATCCAATCTTCCAACCCCTCCGATGCCACCGCCTCGGCATAGGTGTGATTCGATGCCCCCATTGCCGCCACGAACAGCTTCATGGCCCGCGCTTCGCCGGTCGTGGGGTCGATCACGTCGATGGTGTCGCCGGCAAAGTCAACGAACACCTTCTCGCCGCCCACATGTGTCTGGCGCATCGTCGGGCGCACCCGACCCTTCCAAGCCTCGTAATGCGTGCAAAACCAAGTATAGGCAAAACCCCCGGGGTGCGCGGCACGGTATTCTTCCCAGAGCAGCATCCGCGTCACCCCAGGGCGGCGCAACTCGCGGTCAATCTCCGCCCAGTCGGGCACAAGCCGCTCCGCGTCCGGCACCGTGGGCGGGGC is part of the Paracoccaceae bacterium Fryx2 genome and harbors:
- a CDS encoding AI-2E family transporter; translation: MAKPLSTPLKSENPSRAVLGGEPEVQTRGITLTTLIVIVAVATILHLGQEVFLPLSMAVLLAFALSPVVSFLRNRGLPHIASVLAAVLMAFFAIGLFMLLSALQIGVLVQDLPSFQANIVQKLNALKDSGDGTGLVARLSAMFEAINAEISNAVPDVNPLASPAVDNSPLAVEVIERQSVVDVLSSLVVPLIRPVATAGLVIVVVIFMLLEREEIRDRFIRLLGARDLHRTTQVLEEAGGRVGTYLLVQLLVNTIYAIPIGLGLWMIGVPNALLWGLLTLVLRFVPFIGSFLAATFPLFLAFAASPGWSAVLWTIALFLVVELITSNIIEPWLYGSRTGVSPLAIIVCAIFWTYIWGPLGLVLSTPLTVCLVVLGRHVPQFEVFDILFGDEPVLAPHSRLYQRLLAGDPIEATFRAEEALEELYLAEYYRDVGIPALLLGQIDFERGLLTSVQEDRLALSARQLVSELAVFVTEELNEAAKGTAAAAADAATADLDATETGSEAAADGGSARVPALQNTGLEGVGFKVLSIGGRSKLDDVAAAMLAQSIAAEGAEASELSYMDLTASRFGAISATDASCIILNFLDQSPSRGSLLHVRRIKRAVPHLRVGVMIWQMPQALVDADITLRSGLGLASKDKIAEAEGLGSDFVVTNLPDALAAAFQDIAPKPVDEFPRMNPQRKSKLRLAEKQKPAAIGLERNA
- a CDS encoding calcium-binding protein; this encodes MEWLVIKGTNGPDLLFGTLGSDLILGLGGDDVVQGDAPVDTSSPELSSLVGATDNILGGSGNDALYGEGYITTDGTSAPTMTGASDRLNGNAGDDTIWGDGRIEGRNYTTIFEANLFGGDDVIDGGSGNDIIFGDGEVSMERGIANLFGGDDTIGGGSGDDTIYGDGRAGSAFATGYLTGGSDILRGGVGNDVLYGDGSGVFGRGESTVVGGQDTLYGDQGDDTLYGDGTGSTLDGGDDRLFGGAGNDLAKGDGDAFALLNGGDDEIWTAAGNDTVYGDGTATVLYGGPATLNGGDDTVNVGKGNDLVFGDGHAQGAGTPATLTGGQDLLLGGAGNDTVYGDGTVNGYVATLIGGDDTVLGGSGDDVLYGDGVAVGSNTATILGGNDILVGGAGRDVLWGDGEALASGDETGPVLLSVTGGADTFVFGLRDGLDTVMDFRSADGDIVDLSSTYLAWADLDSDGSGWLDDDDECVILDGMNTILDLGRAALDGIVGINTVTFIGVTSLVETDFLFA
- a CDS encoding efflux RND transporter permease subunit → MTAQNGAKRVPTIARNQRPFSAKSAAMAIGIFCVYAVLVLLFHDFLQPFTILMALPLALGGALFPLVITGTSFSMPSVIGLLLLMGIVTKNSILLVDYVIEARVRGMARFEALVDACHKRTAHRDDDRRDVGRKALTSRPRAKRARQCLMGRPPLILSAAGSSA
- the istB gene encoding IS21-like element helper ATPase IstB codes for the protein MLTHPTHDRLLALGLTGIASALEEQRRSTAFDALSFEERLGLLVDREAAERDTKKLASRLKFAALRQDASVEDLDLRSPRGLDRSVMAHLADGGWIARHENLLITGPTGLGKSWIACALGHKACRDGRPVLYQRAPRMFEALALARGDGRHERILKTIARMDVLIIDDWGLAVLTAPERRDLLEILEDRHGRASTIVTSQLPVDQWHEAIGDPTLADAILDRLVHNAHRLTLSGESLRRRSAVTKKLDQIVQA
- the istA gene encoding IS21 family transposase; amino-acid sequence: MPTGRLNMRRIRDVLRLKLGQGLSERSIAASLGLSKGSVGSYTQRARHAGLTWPLPEGIDDDSLELLLFPAPPTVPDAERLVPDWAEIDRELRRPGVTRMLLWEEYRAAHPGGFAYTWFCTHYEAWKGRVRPTMRQTHVGGEKVFVDFAGDTIDVIDPTTGEARAMKLFVAAMGASNHTYAEAVASEGLEDWILAHIRMFAFLGGVPKAVVPDNLKSAVIKADRFDPGLNRTYAEMAAHYGTAVLPARPRKPRDKAKVEVAVQVAQRWILARLRNHRFFSLAELNVAIRRLLDELNMRVMRGYGASRADLFATLDRPNLQPLPPEPYVFARWKRARVAPDYHVEVDSSWYSVPFALIKQEVDVRTSGQTVEIFHRGQRVASHVRTPGRRSHVTVADHMPSAHRRFAEWTPARMLAQATKTGPAVAAFCEMVMADRPHPEQGFRTCLGVLALVKTYGPERVDAACQRGVTIRARTVTSIRSILKTGLDRAFLEGSEEVAPLQHANIRGGSYYH